One genomic segment of Anguilla anguilla isolate fAngAng1 chromosome 2, fAngAng1.pri, whole genome shotgun sequence includes these proteins:
- the lcor gene encoding ligand-dependent corepressor isoform X2 → MASLCKRQQCTIERRGFRQELDSWRHKLIHCVGFESILEGLFGPGLVKDLTLFQDCEPESVSDWSFDENCLFCCLRREKVKEHLVGLNNQVLLAEEDSCKQEQSKINRLEKQAEEFLNAVFYRKDIPGFSDPHIPLVAREIMQRMIRQFAAEYTSKTSSSQDSLQPNGTTKDQSLPKAPSLALALTPAPGNTPPASAAITTAVTAAAASAQNPVLSKLLMADQDSPLDLTVKKAEIEPSDQDGVLDLSTKKNHNVGSVSVKNSHGYSVAPRVKGRPVRADHIFRDGDGEDGLPPRSLQDGTRENFGNSTPLKPPLARSLLIKEELLAQKQRLLRPPGPLTSLDSAGLLNHGQRPLLSRDGSWSKSHFDSLLKLKASSTLNDLKDLPFYLENSGVFSKGPGLTKSQEAKKDHGHSPPVDLKIPQVRGMDLSWDSHTSDLYGYGSLVVGPHSENALSKKLRAILPKQNRRGGLGGILDGSADFWGSDVEQSTSGQQYPTSDPEGDPSSKQPRKKRGRYRQYNSEILEEAISVVMNGKMSVSKAQNMYGIPHSTLEYKVKERLGTLKNPPKKKLKLMRMEGQEMVADSEPTPREEGSQGGSDSKDE, encoded by the exons ggTTTGAAAGCATTTTGGAAGGGCTGTTTGGGCCAGGACTTGTAAAAGATCTTACCCTATTTCAAG ATTGCGAGCCCGAAAGTGTGTCAGATTGGTCGTTTGATGAAAATTGTCTTTTCTGCTGCTTaagaagagagaaagtgaag gAACACTTGGTTGGCTTAAACAACCAGGTCTTGTTAGCTGAGGAGGACAGCTGCAAACAGGAACAGTCCAAAATTAACCGTCTGGAGAAACAAGCAGAAGAGTTCCTCAATGCTGTCTTCTACAGAAAAG ATATCCCTGGCTTCTCAGACCCCCATATTCCTCTAGTGGCTCGCGAGATAATGCAGCGAATGATCCGGCAGTTCGCTGCGGAATATACCTCAAAAACCAGCTCATCTCAGGACTCCCTCCAGCCCAACGGGACCACCAAGGACCAAAGCCTGCCGAAAGCGCCCTCGCTCGCCCTCgccctcacccccgcccccggcaACACCCCCCCGGCCTCCGCCGCCATCACCACTGCTGTCACTGCTGCTGCCGCCTCTGCCCAGAATCCCGTTCTCAGCAAGCTTCTCATGGCTGACCAGGACTCTCCTCTGGACCTCACCGTCAAGAAGGCCGAAATCGAACCCAGCGACCAAG ATGGAGTCCTCGATCTTTCAACCAAGAAGAATCACAATGTGGGCAGTGTCTCAGTAAAGAACTCTCATGGTTACTCTGTGGCGCCAAGGGTCAAAGG GCGTCCCGTGAGAGCTGACCACATCTTTCgggatggagatggagaggacGGGCTGCCCCCGAGAAGCTTACAGGACGGGACGAGGGAGAATTTCGGAAACTCCACCCCCCTCAAGcccccgctcgctcgctcgctgctGATCAAGGAAGAGCTGCTCGCCCAGAAACAGCGCCTGCTCCGTCCGCCCGGCCCCCTCACCAGCCTGGACTCGGCGGGCCTGCTCAACCacggccagcgccccctgctgtcccgGGACGGCTCCTGGAGCAAGTCTCACTTCGACAGCCTTCTGAAGCTCAAAGCTAGCAGCACCCTCAACGACCTGAAGGACCTGCCCTTCTACCTGGAGAACTCGGGCGTGTTCTCCAAGGGTCCCGGCCTGACCAAGTCGCAGGAAGCCAAGAAAGACCACGGGCACTCGCCCCCTGTCGACCTGAAGATACCGCAGGTGAGGGGCATGGACTTGTCCTGGGACTCCCACACCTCTGACCTCTACGGGTACGGCTCGCTGGTGGTGGGCCCGCACTCCGAAAACGCCCTGAGCAAGAAGCTGCGGGCCATCCTCCCCAAGCAGAACAGGCGGGGCGGCCTGGGGGGCATCCTGGACGGGTCGGCGGATTTCTGGGGGTCGGACGTGGAGCAGTCCACCTCCGGGCAGCAGTACCCTACCTCCGACCCGGAGGGGGATCCCAGCTCGAAACAGCCGAGGAAGAAGAGGGGCCGGTACCGGCAGTACAACAGCGAGATCCTCGAGGAGGCCATCTCCGTGGTGATGAACGGGAAGATGAGCGTCTCCAAGGCGCAGAACATGTACGGGATCCCCCACAGCACGCTGGAGTACAAGGTGAAGGAGCGTCTGGGAACACTGAAAAACCCTCCAAAGAAGAAGCTGAAGCTGATGAGGATGGAAGGGCAGGAGATGGTGGCCGACTCGGAACCCACACCCAGGGAGGAGGGCTCCCAGGGGGGCAGCGATTCGAAAGATGAGTAA
- the lcor gene encoding ligand-dependent corepressor isoform X1: MASLCKRQQCTIERRGFRQELDSWRHKLIHCVGFESILEGLFGPGLVKDLTLFQDCEPESVSDWSFDENCLFCCLRREKVKEHLVGLNNQVLLAEEDSCKQEQSKINRLEKQAEEFLNAVFYRKADIPGFSDPHIPLVAREIMQRMIRQFAAEYTSKTSSSQDSLQPNGTTKDQSLPKAPSLALALTPAPGNTPPASAAITTAVTAAAASAQNPVLSKLLMADQDSPLDLTVKKAEIEPSDQDGVLDLSTKKNHNVGSVSVKNSHGYSVAPRVKGRPVRADHIFRDGDGEDGLPPRSLQDGTRENFGNSTPLKPPLARSLLIKEELLAQKQRLLRPPGPLTSLDSAGLLNHGQRPLLSRDGSWSKSHFDSLLKLKASSTLNDLKDLPFYLENSGVFSKGPGLTKSQEAKKDHGHSPPVDLKIPQVRGMDLSWDSHTSDLYGYGSLVVGPHSENALSKKLRAILPKQNRRGGLGGILDGSADFWGSDVEQSTSGQQYPTSDPEGDPSSKQPRKKRGRYRQYNSEILEEAISVVMNGKMSVSKAQNMYGIPHSTLEYKVKERLGTLKNPPKKKLKLMRMEGQEMVADSEPTPREEGSQGGSDSKDE, translated from the exons ggTTTGAAAGCATTTTGGAAGGGCTGTTTGGGCCAGGACTTGTAAAAGATCTTACCCTATTTCAAG ATTGCGAGCCCGAAAGTGTGTCAGATTGGTCGTTTGATGAAAATTGTCTTTTCTGCTGCTTaagaagagagaaagtgaag gAACACTTGGTTGGCTTAAACAACCAGGTCTTGTTAGCTGAGGAGGACAGCTGCAAACAGGAACAGTCCAAAATTAACCGTCTGGAGAAACAAGCAGAAGAGTTCCTCAATGCTGTCTTCTACAGAAAAG CAGATATCCCTGGCTTCTCAGACCCCCATATTCCTCTAGTGGCTCGCGAGATAATGCAGCGAATGATCCGGCAGTTCGCTGCGGAATATACCTCAAAAACCAGCTCATCTCAGGACTCCCTCCAGCCCAACGGGACCACCAAGGACCAAAGCCTGCCGAAAGCGCCCTCGCTCGCCCTCgccctcacccccgcccccggcaACACCCCCCCGGCCTCCGCCGCCATCACCACTGCTGTCACTGCTGCTGCCGCCTCTGCCCAGAATCCCGTTCTCAGCAAGCTTCTCATGGCTGACCAGGACTCTCCTCTGGACCTCACCGTCAAGAAGGCCGAAATCGAACCCAGCGACCAAG ATGGAGTCCTCGATCTTTCAACCAAGAAGAATCACAATGTGGGCAGTGTCTCAGTAAAGAACTCTCATGGTTACTCTGTGGCGCCAAGGGTCAAAGG GCGTCCCGTGAGAGCTGACCACATCTTTCgggatggagatggagaggacGGGCTGCCCCCGAGAAGCTTACAGGACGGGACGAGGGAGAATTTCGGAAACTCCACCCCCCTCAAGcccccgctcgctcgctcgctgctGATCAAGGAAGAGCTGCTCGCCCAGAAACAGCGCCTGCTCCGTCCGCCCGGCCCCCTCACCAGCCTGGACTCGGCGGGCCTGCTCAACCacggccagcgccccctgctgtcccgGGACGGCTCCTGGAGCAAGTCTCACTTCGACAGCCTTCTGAAGCTCAAAGCTAGCAGCACCCTCAACGACCTGAAGGACCTGCCCTTCTACCTGGAGAACTCGGGCGTGTTCTCCAAGGGTCCCGGCCTGACCAAGTCGCAGGAAGCCAAGAAAGACCACGGGCACTCGCCCCCTGTCGACCTGAAGATACCGCAGGTGAGGGGCATGGACTTGTCCTGGGACTCCCACACCTCTGACCTCTACGGGTACGGCTCGCTGGTGGTGGGCCCGCACTCCGAAAACGCCCTGAGCAAGAAGCTGCGGGCCATCCTCCCCAAGCAGAACAGGCGGGGCGGCCTGGGGGGCATCCTGGACGGGTCGGCGGATTTCTGGGGGTCGGACGTGGAGCAGTCCACCTCCGGGCAGCAGTACCCTACCTCCGACCCGGAGGGGGATCCCAGCTCGAAACAGCCGAGGAAGAAGAGGGGCCGGTACCGGCAGTACAACAGCGAGATCCTCGAGGAGGCCATCTCCGTGGTGATGAACGGGAAGATGAGCGTCTCCAAGGCGCAGAACATGTACGGGATCCCCCACAGCACGCTGGAGTACAAGGTGAAGGAGCGTCTGGGAACACTGAAAAACCCTCCAAAGAAGAAGCTGAAGCTGATGAGGATGGAAGGGCAGGAGATGGTGGCCGACTCGGAACCCACACCCAGGGAGGAGGGCTCCCAGGGGGGCAGCGATTCGAAAGATGAGTAA